One Desulfobulbus propionicus DSM 2032 DNA segment encodes these proteins:
- a CDS encoding TraB/GumN family protein codes for MKTSNFPTHPYPDDVTTIHLKDKTILLIGTAHISQQSTDLVKQVIVQEQPDAVCIELDEKRHAALAKRDTWENLDVKQVVRNKQLATLMVNLILAAYQKKLGGQLGIMPGTELLAASQTAEQLGIPIVLCDRDVRITLRRAWRATSFCKKGYLLATLLTSLFDKTVLDEEQLTAMRRKDVLSELINEMGAALPHTKEVLIDERDIYMAEKIKQTAGRRLVAVVGAGHTEGIRRAIGQDNRDRMEAINAIPPTGRTAKILGWLIPGLILLGLLLIGIRQGTAEFTANAVYWILAHGIPSSLGAVIALAHPATIVSAFAAAPITSLSPLIGAGYVCAFIQVMICPPVVREFEIAAQDIATVSGWWRNKLLRIFLVFILTTLGSSIGTWIGGYRIVDTLLN; via the coding sequence ATGAAAACCTCCAATTTCCCGACGCATCCGTATCCCGACGATGTGACTACCATTCACCTTAAGGACAAAACCATCCTCCTGATTGGCACCGCGCACATTTCCCAACAGTCAACCGATCTGGTCAAGCAGGTCATCGTGCAGGAACAACCTGATGCGGTGTGCATTGAGCTGGATGAAAAGCGCCATGCAGCCCTGGCCAAACGCGATACCTGGGAAAACCTCGACGTGAAGCAAGTGGTGCGCAACAAGCAACTGGCCACCCTCATGGTCAACCTCATCCTTGCCGCCTACCAGAAAAAACTGGGCGGACAATTGGGAATCATGCCCGGAACCGAACTGCTGGCCGCGTCCCAGACCGCCGAACAACTGGGCATCCCAATCGTGCTCTGCGACCGTGATGTGCGCATCACCCTGCGCCGCGCCTGGCGCGCCACTTCTTTTTGCAAAAAGGGTTATCTACTGGCCACACTTCTGACCTCTCTCTTCGACAAGACTGTATTGGATGAAGAGCAACTGACGGCGATGCGGCGCAAGGATGTCCTCTCCGAGCTCATCAACGAAATGGGAGCCGCCCTGCCCCACACCAAGGAGGTGTTGATCGATGAGCGGGATATCTACATGGCGGAAAAGATCAAACAAACCGCAGGCCGGCGACTGGTGGCCGTGGTCGGAGCCGGTCATACCGAGGGCATCAGACGGGCCATTGGGCAGGATAACCGCGATCGGATGGAAGCGATCAACGCCATCCCGCCAACGGGAAGAACGGCAAAGATCCTGGGATGGCTCATTCCCGGCCTGATCCTTCTGGGCCTGCTGCTTATCGGCATCCGTCAAGGAACGGCCGAATTCACCGCCAATGCGGTGTATTGGATACTGGCCCATGGCATTCCTTCATCCCTGGGCGCCGTGATCGCCCTAGCCCATCCAGCGACCATTGTCTCGGCCTTCGCCGCCGCGCCGATCACCAGTCTGTCTCCGCTGATAGGCGCCGGCTATGTCTGTGCGTTTATCCAAGTCATGATCTGCCCACCGGTGGTCAGGGAATTCGAGATCGCGGCCCAGGATATCGCCACCGTGAGTGGGTGGTGGCGTAACAAGCTGTTGCGCATTTTTCTGGTTTTTATATTAACCACCCTTGGCTCCAGCATCGGCACCTGGATCGGAGGTTACCGCATTGTCGACACACTGCTGAATTGA
- a CDS encoding SDR family oxidoreductase, producing the protein MSTVLLTGATGYIGRRLEKALREQATLSLRLLVRNAKKLTAKTRAQSVVIEGDTFDMGALRQALAGVETAIYLIHSMGTGEDFSRLDRESAENFRNACMEMGVRKIIYLGGLGLRQSASAHLASRIETGEILSAFPDRLRTIWFRAGVIIGSGSTSFEIIRHLVEKLPFMITPRWVRTLTQPIGIDDVIAYLTAAVDLDPPENLIVDIGAPPMSFMDMLTQTATVMGLRRWIVPVPFLSPRLSSYWLTLVTPVPYKVGAALVEGLKSETLVQNDHARQYFPHIHPQPYQQAVRRALEELEHDLVLSRWCDSSPGAVCDINEQAMPGESIFRDVRTVSFAGIPAEQVFSSILSLGGETGWYSYTFLWQVRGWIDKIMGGYGLNRGRRLASDLRIGDAVDFWKVADLVPNKRLLLVAQMKLPGKAWLEFDLQRDTLVQTAHFIPRGLWGRVYWYAVLPFHAFIFPDLCRTIVDQASGRHARDGMDQR; encoded by the coding sequence ATGTCCACCGTCTTGCTCACAGGAGCCACTGGGTATATTGGCCGCCGTCTGGAAAAGGCGCTCCGGGAACAGGCTACCCTGTCCCTCCGCCTCCTGGTTCGCAATGCCAAGAAACTCACGGCAAAAACCCGCGCGCAATCCGTGGTCATCGAAGGAGACACCTTTGACATGGGAGCGTTGCGCCAGGCATTGGCCGGAGTCGAGACCGCCATTTATCTCATCCATTCCATGGGCACCGGGGAAGATTTCAGCCGGCTCGATCGGGAAAGTGCTGAAAATTTTCGCAACGCCTGCATGGAAATGGGTGTACGAAAAATCATTTATCTGGGAGGACTTGGTCTTCGACAATCGGCCTCGGCTCATTTGGCCAGTCGCATTGAAACAGGCGAAATTCTCTCCGCATTCCCCGACCGTCTCCGCACCATCTGGTTTCGCGCCGGGGTAATCATTGGCTCGGGCAGCACCAGTTTCGAAATAATCCGCCATCTTGTCGAAAAACTACCGTTCATGATCACCCCTCGCTGGGTACGCACCCTGACCCAGCCCATTGGCATTGATGACGTCATTGCCTACCTGACGGCAGCCGTCGACCTTGATCCACCCGAGAACCTGATCGTCGATATCGGCGCACCGCCCATGAGCTTCATGGACATGCTCACCCAAACCGCTACGGTCATGGGATTGCGGCGGTGGATCGTTCCCGTTCCTTTTTTAAGTCCGCGCCTGAGTTCCTATTGGCTGACGCTGGTCACTCCGGTCCCCTACAAGGTGGGGGCAGCATTGGTAGAGGGACTGAAATCGGAAACTCTGGTACAAAATGACCATGCGCGGCAATATTTTCCTCATATTCATCCCCAGCCCTATCAACAGGCTGTCCGCCGGGCTCTTGAGGAACTGGAACACGATCTGGTGCTAAGCCGCTGGTGCGATTCCAGCCCGGGAGCCGTCTGCGATATCAACGAACAAGCGATGCCGGGCGAATCGATTTTTCGCGATGTCCGCACGGTTTCCTTCGCCGGGATTCCCGCAGAACAGGTGTTTTCTTCAATTCTCAGCCTTGGGGGGGAAACAGGGTGGTATTCCTATACCTTTCTCTGGCAGGTGCGGGGGTGGATTGATAAAATCATGGGTGGCTATGGCCTGAACCGTGGTCGTCGCCTTGCTTCGGATCTGCGTATCGGCGATGCGGTCGATTTCTGGAAAGTCGCCGATCTTGTGCCCAACAAACGCCTCCTCCTGGTGGCACAGATGAAACTTCCCGGCAAGGCCTGGCTGGAATTCGATCTACAGCGCGATACCTTGGTCCAAACCGCTCATTTCATTCCCCGTGGATTATGGGGACGAGTATATTGGTATGCGGTACTACCGTTTCACGCCTTCATTTTTCCCGACCTGTGTCGAACAATCGTTGACCAGGCCTCAGGCCGGCATGCCCGTGACGGCATGGATCAGCGTTGA
- a CDS encoding LysM peptidoglycan-binding domain-containing protein, giving the protein MTDADIQDEEIASAEPEETAQEELEALNKPGAWEYGVKTTYSLEKLGIDPSKYDFPITVNKQVLYYLELFQGKQRNYFTQWLARSTIYRPYIERELKRAGLPLDLVYLAMIESGFNPSAYSPAEACGLWQFMEGTAQTYKLRVDSWVDERREPEKATKAAIRYLSRLYSQFGDWYLAVAAYNAGEGKIDTAMKTYNASDFWEVAASEGIFMETKRYVPKLIAAIIIARNPEKYGFTDIAYKTPHEYETITVPGGVALEAVALTANTSIKQLRSLNNELRKNQTPPKNEYTLRIPVGCKELIAANLDKLRPVTRTVYTTHTVKKGETLTEICNLYKISKTSLLKANNLRTAQLKRGLRLQIPSTSTKYVLLNSEDQAEDRVAKVDKPGKMVKVEPAKQQAVSHRVKQGETVASIAKQYQVSTKDILRWNKIANSSTIKSGQKLSLYPERPQPEPVTVAAKAVKIAAAKTAAIPTLDPSTKKQSVQNVAKAPSGNKPEVIKPTATKTSIAKTAKAEPAAKVSVAIAKSTKPHTWYVVKNGDTLTAIAKKFQTSTQDIRAWNKLSTNTVQTGNKLLVKKG; this is encoded by the coding sequence GTGACGGATGCCGACATCCAAGATGAGGAAATTGCATCGGCTGAACCCGAAGAAACCGCCCAGGAAGAACTGGAAGCGCTCAACAAGCCGGGTGCGTGGGAATATGGGGTGAAGACCACCTATTCCCTGGAGAAGCTGGGGATTGATCCTTCCAAATACGATTTTCCCATTACCGTCAACAAGCAGGTTCTCTACTACCTTGAACTGTTTCAGGGAAAACAACGCAATTATTTCACCCAGTGGCTCGCCCGCTCCACCATATATCGTCCGTATATCGAGCGGGAATTGAAAAGAGCCGGGCTTCCTTTGGATCTGGTGTATCTGGCCATGATCGAATCAGGGTTCAACCCGTCCGCCTATTCGCCGGCCGAAGCCTGCGGCCTGTGGCAGTTCATGGAAGGAACGGCACAAACATACAAACTTCGGGTTGATTCCTGGGTCGACGAGCGACGCGAACCGGAAAAGGCGACCAAGGCAGCCATCCGTTACCTGTCCCGCCTTTACTCGCAATTCGGGGATTGGTACCTCGCCGTTGCGGCCTATAATGCCGGCGAGGGCAAGATCGACACCGCCATGAAAACGTACAATGCTTCGGATTTCTGGGAGGTGGCCGCATCCGAAGGTATTTTCATGGAAACCAAACGGTATGTGCCCAAATTGATCGCGGCCATCATCATCGCCCGCAATCCGGAAAAATACGGATTCACCGATATTGCCTATAAAACCCCTCACGAATACGAAACCATCACCGTGCCTGGAGGCGTTGCCCTGGAAGCCGTGGCGCTCACAGCCAATACCTCGATCAAGCAACTGCGCTCGCTCAACAACGAGCTGCGAAAGAACCAGACACCGCCCAAAAATGAATACACCCTGCGCATCCCCGTGGGATGCAAAGAATTGATTGCCGCCAATCTGGATAAATTGCGACCGGTGACCAGAACTGTCTACACGACCCACACCGTCAAAAAGGGTGAAACGCTGACCGAGATCTGCAACCTTTACAAGATCAGCAAGACCAGCCTGCTCAAGGCGAACAATCTGCGCACCGCCCAGCTGAAAAGAGGATTACGTCTCCAGATACCGTCCACCTCGACAAAGTATGTGCTGCTCAACAGCGAGGACCAGGCCGAGGATCGCGTCGCCAAAGTCGACAAACCAGGGAAGATGGTGAAAGTCGAGCCTGCCAAGCAACAGGCCGTCTCCCACCGGGTCAAACAGGGTGAAACCGTGGCATCCATCGCCAAGCAATATCAGGTTTCGACCAAGGACATCCTGCGCTGGAATAAAATCGCCAACTCCAGCACGATCAAAAGCGGCCAGAAACTCTCCCTGTATCCGGAGCGGCCGCAGCCAGAACCGGTGACCGTGGCCGCGAAGGCGGTCAAGATTGCTGCGGCGAAGACAGCCGCGATCCCGACCCTGGATCCGTCCACCAAAAAACAAAGCGTGCAAAATGTAGCCAAGGCGCCATCTGGCAACAAGCCAGAAGTGATCAAACCGACGGCGACCAAAACAAGTATCGCCAAAACCGCAAAAGCGGAGCCTGCAGCCAAGGTTTCGGTTGCGATCGCCAAAAGCACAAAACCACACACATGGTATGTTGTTAAAAATGGCGACACCCTGACGGCGATCGCCAAAAAATTTCAAACCTCCACCCAGGACATTCGAGCCTGGAACAAACTCAGCACCAACACGGTGCAAACGGGCAATAAACTGCTCGTTAAAAAAGGCTGA